The DNA window GGCAGATCCACCGCTACCCCGACGCCGGCTCGGTCGCGCTCACCGAGGCGATCGCGGCGCGCTACGGCGTGCCGCCCGAGCACGTGGCGACCGGGCCGGGCTCGGTGACGGTGGCGCAGCAGCTCCTGGAGGCGGTGGGCGAGCCCGGGGCCGAGGTCGTCTACGCCTGGCGCTCGTTCGAGGCGTACCCGCTGCTGGCGGACCTCGCGGGAGTGACGTCCGTCCGCGTGCCGCTCGTGGGCGAGGACCACGACCTCGACGCCATGGCCGGGGCGGTGAGCGGCCGGACGAGCCTGATCTTCGTCTGCAACCCCAACAACCCGACCGGGACCGCGATCCGCCGCCGCGAGCTGACGGCCTTCCTCGACCGCGTGCCCGAGGACGTGCTGGTGGTGCTGGACGAGGCCTACCGCGAGTACGTCCGCGACGAGGACGTCCCCGACGGCGTCGAGCTCTACCGCGACCGGCCCAACGTGTGCGTGCTGCGCACGTTCTCCAAGGCGTACGGGCTGGCGGGCCTGCGGGTCGGCTATCTCATCGGCCACGAGCCGGTGGCCTCGGCGGTGCGCAAGACCACCGTGCCGTTCGCCGTCAACCACCTCGCCCAGCTCGCCGCCGTGGCCTCGCTCCAGGCCGAGGACGAGCTGCTGGAGCGGGTCGAGCGGGTGGTCAAGGAGCGCACCCGGGTGAGCGAGGCGCTGATCGCGCAGGGCTGGACGGTGCCCCGCTCGGAGGCCAACTTCGTCTGGCTGCGGCTCGGCGAGCGCACGGCCGACTTCGCCGCGGCCTGCGCGGCGGAGGGCGTCGCGGTGCGGCCGTTCCACCCGGAGGGGTGCCGGGTGACGATCGCCGACCCCGAGGCGAACGACGCCTTCCTGGCCGCCGCAGAAAGCTTCCCCGCTAGACCTTGACCTCTTCGGCGGTGACCGCCGTCCTGACCTTGGAGCGTCGCTCGGTGGAGACCACCAGGGCGACGCCCACCAGGATGACCGCGCCGCCGGCGAGCATCTGCGTCGTGGCCACCTCGTTGACCACGAGCACGCCGAGCACGACCGCGACGGCCGGGTTGACGTAGGCGTAGGTCGACACGAGTGAGATGGGCGCGTTGCCGAGCAGCCAGGTGTAGGCGGTGAAGCCGACCAGCGAGCCGACCAGGATCAGGTAGGCGAGGCCCGCCCACGAGCGCCCCGAGACCGCCGCCACGTCGAGCCGCTCGCCGAACGACAGCCCGGTCACCAGCAGGCCGAGGCCGCCGGCCGCCATCTCGACCATGCTGGCCGCCCACACGTTGGGCGGCATCGGGACGCGCGCCGACAGGAACGAGCCGATCGACCACGACAGTGAGGCCAGCAGGATCACCACGATCCCGGTGGTGCTCGCCGTCTCGCCGCCGCCGCCGATCGACAGCGCGGCGACCCCGCCGAAGCCGACGAGCACGCCCAGCAGCGTGAGCAGCGCGGGCCGGTCCCGCGCCGCGATGCGGAACACCACGAGCCAGAGCGGCACCGACGCCACGAGCAGGGCCGCGAGACCGGTGGAGATGTGCTGCTCGGCCACGGCCACCATGCCGTTGCCCCCGGTCAGCAGCAGCACCCCGACCAGCGCGGCCCCGCCGAGCTGCCGGCCCGACATGCGGAACGGGCCGGTGCCCTTGCGCACCAGCAGGAAGGCGCCGAGCAGGAGGGCGGCGACGGCGAACCGCAGCGAGCCGCTGAGCATCGGCGGCATGGTCTCGATGGCGATCTTGATGCCGAGGTAGGTCGAGCCCCACACCACGTAGACGATGGCCAACGCGCCCCAGACCATCAGCGGGCGGGGGGTGTCAGCAGTGTTGCCAGGCATGGCTCATGACCTTACCCGGCGGGTCCGACAGAACGCTCGCGGGTATCGGACTGTGGGATGGGTGGCGAAATGTGAGCGATAGTCGGCATTCGTGCCACTGTCGGGTGTCCTGCACCGGCTGTCAGGATCGCGGCGTCCGGAAGTCCGTACCGGGAGGAGTCCCCATGTCCGCGATCAACGCCGAGGCCGTCGCCCACTTCGCCGGCCGCCTGACGTTCGAGACCGACGTCTCCGACGTCGCCGCCGACCTCGCCGCGCGCCGGCCCGGCCTCGTGGTCGTCGACTCCCGCAGCGGGGAGAGCTGGGACCAGGGGCACGTGCCCGGCGCGGTCCACCTGCCCACCCGCGAGATCGCCGCGCGGGCTGCCGCGCTCGTCCCGCCGGACGCCCAGGTGGTCACCTACTGCTGGGGGCCGGGCTGCAATGGCGCGACCCGCGCCGCCCTGGAGTTCGCCCGGCTCGGCTACCAGGTCAAGGAGATGATCGGCGGCTTCGAGTACTGGGCGCGGGAGGGCTTCGAGATCGAGACCGCCTCCGGCGTCACCCGCCGCCCGGTCGACGCGCTCACGGCACCGGTGGAGGCCATCGCCTGCGGCTGCTGACCGGAACCCGTCGCGGAGCCGGCGGCGCTGCGCAGCGCTGCTACAGCGCCGCGCAGCGGCCTTCTGGCGGCCGATGGCCGAAAAAGTTGGCGCCCCCGTCCGAATCTTGTCGATCGGGGGCGTCCGAGAACATACCCGGATCCGGCCGGGTCAACCAATAACGCGGCAAGAGTCAATGCGCAGGTGCGCAAAGGTGACAACGTTGGTCAAAACGCCGGTCACCGCGACCCCTTGCCCAGGACTGGATCGACCCCGCCGGAGCGGGTCACCTCGGGCCCAGCTTCTCCACGATCAGCCGGTAGAGCTGCCGAGGGCGGCCCGGCTGCGGAGTGCGGTTGGGCGGTAGCGGCCACGCGAGTCCCTCGTCAACCAACGTGCGCAGCAACCGCCGGGCCGTCCGGGGGGTGACCCCCAGCATCTTGCCCGCTCCTTCCGCGTCCACCACCGTGTCGCCGCCCTCCAGCTTCGCCGCCAGCCTGGCCAGCACCTCCACGCCCTTGGGTTTCAGCGCGGTGGCACCGGCCGGTGGCATCCGCGGGGCCGGGATGAGCGCCCGCCCCTCGCGGTCCACGGCGAAGCCCTGTGCCTGCTTGCCCGCCTGGGTACGGGCCAGCGCGGCCCGCGCGTGCGACTCCGCGTCGTGCGTCGTGCGCCCCATGCCCACGCCCACTTCGACCGCCAGCCCCAGCTCGTCGCGGATCCTGGCGGCGAACGGCAACACCCGGAACCCGTCGGTGGCCGCCGCGATCGAGCCCCTGGTCGCGGTGACCAGGTAGCTGTGATCGTCGATCGGCCAGACGGTGGCGTTGATCCGGTTCGACTCCTGGACCAGCAGCCGGTGCAGCGACAGCCGCAGCTCGTCGCGCCAGTAGCGGGGCGCGGCGCGGCGTACGGGCTCGCGCAGCGTCGGCACCTCCACCAGCACCACGGTGAGCTGCGACTCCTCCAGCCGGTGGTGCGCGCCGAGCAGCGCCGCGGTGTGCAGCGCGGTGCGCACCGCCGCCGAGGTGGGCCGGATCCTGATGACCGGCACCCCCGCCGCGTGCAGGCGTTCGGCCACCGCGGGGAGGCAGGTGAGCGCCCCCGTGGTGACCCCCTGGCGGGCCAGGCGTTCGTGGTAGGCCGCGATCGTGCCGGTGGCTCCCGGCTCGTCGCGGCTGTGCACGTCCGTTGCCGGGATGCCGAGGTCGGTGTACGCCTCCTCGACGTCCGCCCGGCTTATCACGTCGATGCTGACCCTCTGGGGGTCGATCCGAGTGTCCAGCGCCGCCTTCGCCAGCGCCGCCACCAATGCCGCTCCGCCGAGTTGCACGTAGGTCGCCGGCATCGTCAGCACGCCGGAACGCCTGGCCAGGTCATAGGGGACCGGGCTGGCGAACAGACATGCGTCGACACCGGGACCTAGCCGTGTCACCTTGTCGGGCGCCTCCTGCTCGTCGCGGTACGCGGCGGCGACGAGGCGACACGGCAGCGGTGCAGCGGCGTGACCCATCAGCATGACCCGCTCGACCAGGTCGTGGGGTCCGACCACGCCGATGGTGAGGTCCGGGGTCATGGCGCCCGGGCGTGACACTCGGGGAGTTTCTTCGGCCCTCTCGACCAATGTTCGTCCCATCCTGCCGTCCGTTGCAGTGCTCTCTTTTGGAACGATCGCTCGCGGGGGCCGTAATGTCACGCCCGACTTTTCCGGAAAGCCGTTCTGGTTGACCGCCCGACATCATGTCTTGGCAGCTCAATGCGGTTTTTCCACCGTTTTTTAGCGCTCGGAAATCTCTCGTGTAATGTCCGCGCCGAGCGCGCGCATTCGCCCGGCAAGATGCGCGTGGCCGCGGTCGATCAGGTAACCCGAGTCGATGACGGTCTCGCCCTCGGCCGCGAGGCCGGCGAGCACGAGCGCGATGCCGGAGCGCAGATCGTGCGCGGTCACCCGGGCGCCGGTCAGCGGGGTGCGCCCGCGCACCACCGCGCGGCTGCCGTCCACCTCGACGTTGGCGCCCATCTTGTTGAGCTCGCCGGCCAGCGCGAAGCGGCCGTCGAAGATGCGCTCGTGGATGTAGCTGGTGCCCTCGGCCAGCGCCGCGACCGTCATCATGGGCGACTGGAGGTCGGTGGCGAAACCGGGATAGGTGTCGGTGATGATGTTGATCGGGCGCAGCGGGCCCTCGCAGCGCACGTGCTGCACCGCGCCCTGGCGGGCGAACTCGACGCCCATCTGCTCCAGCTTGTAGCGCACGACGCCGAGGTCGAGGCCGGTGCCGACGAGGCTCAGCTCGCCCCCGGTGATCGCCGCGGCCATCGCGAACACGCCGGCGTCGAGCCGGTCGGGCATCACGGTGTGCTCGACCGCGTGCAGTTCCTCCACGCCCTCGACGGTGATGAAGCCGGTGCCGCCCCCGCTGATCCGCGCGCCCATCTTGGTGAGCATGTCGATGACGTCGAGCACCTCCGGCTCCAGCGCGGCGTTCTCGATCACGGTCGTGCCCTTGGCCAGGCAGGCGGCCATGATGAGGTTCTCGGTGCCGGTGTGGGACGGGGTGTCGAGGTAGAGCGTCGCGCCGGTCAGGCCGCTGGCCTTGACGTGGATGACGGTCTCCCCCTCGTCCACGATCGCGCCGAGGCGCTTGTAGCCGAGGTAGTGGAAGTCGAGGTTGCGGCTGCCGAGGTTGCAGCCGCCGACCCCCTCGACGATCGCCTCGCCGAGGCGGTGCAGCAGCGCGGGGGTGAACAGCACCGAGCCGCGGAAGCGCCGGGCGATCTCGGCGGGCAGCACGGGGCTGCTCACCCGGGAGGCGTCGATGACCAGCGTGCGCTCGGACTCGTGGAGCTCGATGTAGGCGCCCACGGCCTCGGCCAGCTCGACCGCGCGCCGGACGTCCTCGATGATCGGCACGTTGCGCAGGACGGTGCGCCCCGTGGCGGCGAGCAGGGCCGCACCGATCATGGGGAGCACGGCGTTCTTCGCGCCCTGGATGAACGCGGTTCCACGCAGTGCGTTGCCACCGCGCACGCGGTAACGGACCATTTCGTGCGGCTCCTTGAAATCAGCGGGGAAGGGCTTGATCGGGCCAACAGTAGTCGCTCGCACCAGATGACCCAGCCGAATCATCCGCTAAAGGGAACCCCTGTGAGCCGCTCATACGCTTCTAGGTATCGCTGCCGGGTGCGCTCGACGACATGGTCGGGAAGACGGGGTGGGGGGTTTCCTGAGGATTTGTCCCATCCGGATTCGGGCGAAAGTAGCCAGTCGCGTACATATTGCTTGTCAAAAGACGGCTGGGACCGCCCGGGCCGCCACTCGTCGGCCGGCCAGAACCGCGAGGAGTCGGGCGTCAGCACCTCGTCGCCCAGCGTCAGAACGCCGTCGGCGTCCCAGCCGAGCTCGATCTTGGTGTCGGCGAGGATGATGCCGCGCTCGGCGGCGACCTGCGCGCCGCGCGTGTAGACGGCCAGCGTGATCCTGCGCAGCTCCTCGGCGGTCTCCGCGCCGACCTCGGCCACCACCCGCTCGTACGGGATCGGCTCGTCGTGCTCGCCCTGCGGCGCCTTCGTGGACGGCGTGAAGATCGGCTCCGGCAGCCGCGAGCCGTCCTCCAGCCCCTCGGGCAGCCGCACGCCGGAGACCGCGCCGCCCGCGCGGTACTCGCTCAGCCCGCCGCCCGCCAGATAACCGCGCGCCACGCACTCGACCTGCACCATCCTGAGCGGCCGGCACAGCACGGCGCGCGCCTCGCCGCCGCGCGCCACCACGTGGTTGGGCACGATGTCCTTGAGCTGGTCGAACCACCACAGCGAGAGCTGCGTGAGAATAGCCCCCTTGTCGGGGATGTCGGGCTCCAGCACGTGGTCGAAGGCGGAGATCCGATCGGAGGCCACCATCAGCAGCAGACCCTCGTCGGTCTCGTAGAGGTCGCGTACCTTGCCGGAGTGCACGTGCTTCACACGGTCAGTCTGCCACTACCGTTCACCGCGTCCGACGAGGGGGAGGGAGCGCAGACGGGTCTCCACATGCTGAGCAACGAACAGGGGCACCTCGCACTCGGCCATCACCTCCGGCCACGCTTCGGCCATGAGGGCGGCCGTCTCCCGCGCTGTAGCGACCGTCGCCTCGGGGTCGATGGACAGGGCATCGGCGAACCGCCGGAAGTGGTCGAGCGAGATGTACATCGGATCGGCCTGGTCGGCGATGGGCAGCGTGAGGACGTCGCGTCTGAAGGCGTCGTACGACGTCACCGAGACGAGATCGTACGCGGGTGACAGGCGTCTCGCGCGGCCGCCCGGATACTGGAGGGACCAGTTCTTCAGATGCTCGTCAGTGTTTCCCATGACGATGCACGCGGTCAGCCTCCGCACGAACTCCGTCATGTCGTCCGGGCATTCCCGTGCGATCACCCGGCCGACCGCCTCGGCGCTGCCCCGGTCCTTCTCGAAGGGAAGGAGATTGAAGACCTGCGCGAAGTCCTCCTGATGAACGCGCTCCTCGCCGTCGCGGTCGAAGCGGCGCACCGCGAAAGCGCTCCCGCCGGATCCGGCCAGTTCGGGAGGCACCTCCTGCAGGTGCTCCGGAGATACCAGGTGATGTTCGGGCACGTTCATGCCGGCCAGTCGTGCCCAGGTCATCATGGCGTTCTCGTTCTCCGGCAGAAGGTCGTGCTTGCCGCTGGGGAACTTGACGATCCAGTCGCCACCCACGCCCACGTAACGGTATTCGCCCTGCTGAATCTGCCGCATCGAGAGTTTGACCTGCATGCCTGCCAGCGAGAAGCTCATTTTGGCGGCCTGCCGCCGAACCTCGGGACCGGCGCCGAAGAACCGGTCGGCGAGGTCAGGGTCATCGCTCCGCACATGTACGGCACCGGGCAGGTCGCGGCCCAGGTGAACAAGGAGCGCGAAATCGCTGACGTGCTTGAGGCCAAGTTGAGCGGTGAAGAAGCGCCGCAGGCCGGATTCGCGCTCCGGAAGCAGGTTGGCGAACCACGAAGGGAGTTGGCCGCCGGGCGCCTTGTCCACGCGTCGTGGATCGTACTCGTAGTGGAGGCCCAGGACGGGGCGTTCCGGCGCTCTGTCGGAATAGTGGAAGGCCACCCGGCCGGCGCGATTACTGAGCGTGCCGACCTGACGGTCACCCAGAAACACGTGCGCGTCCGTGCCGGACTTGCTCATGCGAGTTCTCCGGGTTCGAGCAGTTGAGTGATGTCCGGGCCGTCGGGGAATCCGAAGAGGGCGCCTTCCTGGACGTGGTCGATGATGGTCGTCGCTATCCGGCGGGCTCGCAGAGCTAGGAACCCCTGGTGGTCACCGCGCCGCCGGCACTCCATGGCCGTGCTGTCGATGAAATGACTCAGGAGAACCTCGCCGTTCACCGCCGTCGGACCGTCAAGCGCGCGATCTATGTCCGCCCTGGTCAGAGTGCTGGGATGGACGAGACGATTGGCCACCCCGCCACCAAGCTCCGTGCCGGATTCCACAATGGGTATCAGCGGGCTGGTCGGACCGTCGAGCAGGCGGACTGGATCTATCGGGTCTCCGACGGAGAACGTCCTGCCGTCATCACCTTCACCTGAAACGAGAATGCGTGGACGCACGGACAGCATGCCCAAAAGGTTGACTTTCGCCCGTGCCTGGTTGAGTTTGGTTGCCCGGAGGTCCGGCAGCCATTCCCTCCCTGAGGGCAGCAGCTTGAGCAGTCTGTCGGCGCTTTCGATCGGATCGTCTCCGACGGCCGATGCGTTCTTCCGCAGCGCCACTGTGTTGCCCTGCGGGGTGACGCCCAGGACGGAGCCTCGCCAGACCCAGCGCCGGAGCAACTCCGCGGCGCGCCCTTCCGGATAGCCGAACAATGCGGCGAAGCGCACGAGAACGGGCAGGAACAACATGTAAGGCAGCAGCCGGAGATGAGGGATTCCGACCTCGTCCCGAAGAAACTCGATCGCGGTGCCGAGCGACTTCTCCGCCAGTTGAAAGGACTCGTGCCGGTCCCGGTCGTGCTGAAACTCCGCACGGAAGTCCCGGTCGATCCGGCCGCCTCTGACCGCCAGCACCGACTGCATGAGCACCTGCTCAGGAACCTCGCCGTAACCGAAGCCGCTGATGCTCTCGGCAAGTGAGGCGAGGCCCGACGGCTTCATCTGCCCGGACACGGTGTGCAGGGCGTTGAAGATCTCCGCACGCCGCAGGCGGCGTCCGAAGTTGTTCAGCCTGTCGAAGATCTCACGCAGCGTCTGTTCGTCGTCCGCCTTCACCACGTACATCGGGATCGGGTAGTCGCGGATGGCGGTCACAAGCTCGTCGCATCGCGAGAAATCCTGCTCAGCGAGCCACGGGCGTTCGCGTTGCCAGGAGAGAGTGCGGCTGTTGGAGAGCGCGGTGGGCAACGGGAACCAATGGTCGGGGACGTCGTCCCGTTGTCCTGCTGAGACGAAGCTCTCCGTCCGTAGATCGAAGAAGATGCGAAAGCGAGGATCCACGGTGTCCGGGGGGGCCGCGAGCGCGCCGACCAGGCTGGTGATGCGCTGTTGCCCGTCGATCACCCAGAGTGCCTCCGGTGTCGCGGGCACGTCGAGGGTGAGCGGACCGATCGTCAGTTCGGCGCTGCCCGCGGGCCTGCTCCACATCAGGAGATCACCGATGGGGTAACCGCGGAGGATGCTGTCGAAGAGCTTGACGACGTCTTCACGCCTCCAGCGGTATGAGCGCTGGAAGGAGGGAAGGCGGATGCGACCCGACAGTGCCATGTCGACAAGTTCGGGTGGCCTTACTTGAGTGACGTGTGGCCTGGTGACCGTGGTCATCACCGCCTCCTTCGCCAGGCCATCGTAGGTCACCCGAGCGACATGCACCGCTGATTTCGAGCGTCAGTGCGAGCAGCTCAGCGGTCGCGTCACAGGGCGATGTCCGTCCTGTGGTGGGAGCCGCGCAGTCCGATGCGGGACACCAGGCCGTAGGCGTTGGCGCGGGCGCTCTCCTGGTCGGGGCCGTTGCCGACCACGGCCAGCACGCGGCCGCCCGCGGAGAGGACCCGCTCGCCGTCGCGCGTGGTGCCGGCGTGCAGCACGTAGGCGTGCTCGGAGTCGGCGAGCCCCGTGATCGGGTCGCCCTTGACCGGCGCCTCCGGGTAGCCCTCGGCCGCGATCACCACGGTGACCGCCGCGCCCGGCCTGAACACCGGGTCGAGCCCCAGCTCGCCGGTGGCCGCGGCCATGAGCAGCCCGCCGAGCGGCGTCTCCAGCCGGTCGAGCAGGACCTCGGTCTCGGGGTCGCCGAAGCGCGCGTTGAACTCGACGACCTTCGGCCCCTTCGCCGTCAGGGCCAGCCCGACGTAGAGCACCCCCTGGTACGGCAGCCCGCGCCGCGACAGCTCGGCCATCGTGGGGTGGACGATCTCCCGCATGACCTGGTCGGTCAGCCCTTCGGGGGCCCAGGGCAGCGGCGTGTAGGCGCCCATGCCGCCGGTGTTGGGGCCCTGGTCGCCGTCGTAGGCGCGCTTGAAGTCCTGGGCGAGCTGCAGCGGCACGGCCGTGCTGCCGTCGCAGAGCGCGAACAGCGACACCTCGGGGCCGTCGAGGTATTCCTCGATCACGACGCGCTCGCAGGCCCGCGCGTGCGCGAGCGCCCGCTCGCGGTCGTCGGTGACCACGACGCCCTTGCCGGCCGCGAGCCCGTCGTCCTTGACGACGTAGGGGGCGCCGAACTCGTCGAGCGCCGCCGCGGCCTCC is part of the Nonomuraea coxensis DSM 45129 genome and encodes:
- a CDS encoding phosphoribosylaminoimidazolesuccinocarboxamide synthase; its protein translation is MKHVHSGKVRDLYETDEGLLLMVASDRISAFDHVLEPDIPDKGAILTQLSLWWFDQLKDIVPNHVVARGGEARAVLCRPLRMVQVECVARGYLAGGGLSEYRAGGAVSGVRLPEGLEDGSRLPEPIFTPSTKAPQGEHDEPIPYERVVAEVGAETAEELRRITLAVYTRGAQVAAERGIILADTKIELGWDADGVLTLGDEVLTPDSSRFWPADEWRPGRSQPSFDKQYVRDWLLSPESGWDKSSGNPPPRLPDHVVERTRQRYLEAYERLTGVPFSG
- a CDS encoding type II toxin-antitoxin system HipA family toxin; its protein translation is MSKSGTDAHVFLGDRQVGTLSNRAGRVAFHYSDRAPERPVLGLHYEYDPRRVDKAPGGQLPSWFANLLPERESGLRRFFTAQLGLKHVSDFALLVHLGRDLPGAVHVRSDDPDLADRFFGAGPEVRRQAAKMSFSLAGMQVKLSMRQIQQGEYRYVGVGGDWIVKFPSGKHDLLPENENAMMTWARLAGMNVPEHHLVSPEHLQEVPPELAGSGGSAFAVRRFDRDGEERVHQEDFAQVFNLLPFEKDRGSAEAVGRVIARECPDDMTEFVRRLTACIVMGNTDEHLKNWSLQYPGGRARRLSPAYDLVSVTSYDAFRRDVLTLPIADQADPMYISLDHFRRFADALSIDPEATVATARETAALMAEAWPEVMAECEVPLFVAQHVETRLRSLPLVGRGER
- a CDS encoding rhodanese-like domain-containing protein, encoding MSAINAEAVAHFAGRLTFETDVSDVAADLAARRPGLVVVDSRSGESWDQGHVPGAVHLPTREIAARAAALVPPDAQVVTYCWGPGCNGATRAALEFARLGYQVKEMIGGFEYWAREGFEIETASGVTRRPVDALTAPVEAIACGC
- the hisC gene encoding histidinol-phosphate transaminase, whose product is MPRFRQILDSMAPYKPGKAVAAPDGRSYKLSSNESPYDPLPSVVEAVAEGARQIHRYPDAGSVALTEAIAARYGVPPEHVATGPGSVTVAQQLLEAVGEPGAEVVYAWRSFEAYPLLADLAGVTSVRVPLVGEDHDLDAMAGAVSGRTSLIFVCNPNNPTGTAIRRRELTAFLDRVPEDVLVVLDEAYREYVRDEDVPDGVELYRDRPNVCVLRTFSKAYGLAGLRVGYLIGHEPVASAVRKTTVPFAVNHLAQLAAVASLQAEDELLERVERVVKERTRVSEALIAQGWTVPRSEANFVWLRLGERTADFAAACAAEGVAVRPFHPEGCRVTIADPEANDAFLAAAESFPARP
- a CDS encoding EamA family transporter, whose product is MPGNTADTPRPLMVWGALAIVYVVWGSTYLGIKIAIETMPPMLSGSLRFAVAALLLGAFLLVRKGTGPFRMSGRQLGGAALVGVLLLTGGNGMVAVAEQHISTGLAALLVASVPLWLVVFRIAARDRPALLTLLGVLVGFGGVAALSIGGGGETASTTGIVVILLASLSWSIGSFLSARVPMPPNVWAASMVEMAAGGLGLLVTGLSFGERLDVAAVSGRSWAGLAYLILVGSLVGFTAYTWLLGNAPISLVSTYAYVNPAVAVVLGVLVVNEVATTQMLAGGAVILVGVALVVSTERRSKVRTAVTAEEVKV
- the purD gene encoding phosphoribosylamine--glycine ligase — encoded protein: MRVLVIGSGGREHALCRSLKLDPQVTELHCAPGNAGIEQVATVHAVDPLDPAQVAGLATRLRADLVVVGPEAPLVAGVSDAVREAGIACFGPSRDAAMIEGSKAFAKEIMNAADVPTARARTCSTEQEAAAALDEFGAPYVVKDDGLAAGKGVVVTDDRERALAHARACERVVIEEYLDGPEVSLFALCDGSTAVPLQLAQDFKRAYDGDQGPNTGGMGAYTPLPWAPEGLTDQVMREIVHPTMAELSRRGLPYQGVLYVGLALTAKGPKVVEFNARFGDPETEVLLDRLETPLGGLLMAAATGELGLDPVFRPGAAVTVVIAAEGYPEAPVKGDPITGLADSEHAYVLHAGTTRDGERVLSAGGRVLAVVGNGPDQESARANAYGLVSRIGLRGSHHRTDIAL
- a CDS encoding GTP cyclohydrolase IIa, whose protein sequence is MTPDLTIGVVGPHDLVERVMLMGHAAAPLPCRLVAAAYRDEQEAPDKVTRLGPGVDACLFASPVPYDLARRSGVLTMPATYVQLGGAALVAALAKAALDTRIDPQRVSIDVISRADVEEAYTDLGIPATDVHSRDEPGATGTIAAYHERLARQGVTTGALTCLPAVAERLHAAGVPVIRIRPTSAAVRTALHTAALLGAHHRLEESQLTVVLVEVPTLREPVRRAAPRYWRDELRLSLHRLLVQESNRINATVWPIDDHSYLVTATRGSIAAATDGFRVLPFAARIRDELGLAVEVGVGMGRTTHDAESHARAALARTQAGKQAQGFAVDREGRALIPAPRMPPAGATALKPKGVEVLARLAAKLEGGDTVVDAEGAGKMLGVTPRTARRLLRTLVDEGLAWPLPPNRTPQPGRPRQLYRLIVEKLGPR
- a CDS encoding DUF262 domain-containing protein → MTTVTRPHVTQVRPPELVDMALSGRIRLPSFQRSYRWRREDVVKLFDSILRGYPIGDLLMWSRPAGSAELTIGPLTLDVPATPEALWVIDGQQRITSLVGALAAPPDTVDPRFRIFFDLRTESFVSAGQRDDVPDHWFPLPTALSNSRTLSWQRERPWLAEQDFSRCDELVTAIRDYPIPMYVVKADDEQTLREIFDRLNNFGRRLRRAEIFNALHTVSGQMKPSGLASLAESISGFGYGEVPEQVLMQSVLAVRGGRIDRDFRAEFQHDRDRHESFQLAEKSLGTAIEFLRDEVGIPHLRLLPYMLFLPVLVRFAALFGYPEGRAAELLRRWVWRGSVLGVTPQGNTVALRKNASAVGDDPIESADRLLKLLPSGREWLPDLRATKLNQARAKVNLLGMLSVRPRILVSGEGDDGRTFSVGDPIDPVRLLDGPTSPLIPIVESGTELGGGVANRLVHPSTLTRADIDRALDGPTAVNGEVLLSHFIDSTAMECRRRGDHQGFLALRARRIATTIIDHVQEGALFGFPDGPDITQLLEPGELA
- the murA gene encoding UDP-N-acetylglucosamine 1-carboxyvinyltransferase, which translates into the protein MVRYRVRGGNALRGTAFIQGAKNAVLPMIGAALLAATGRTVLRNVPIIEDVRRAVELAEAVGAYIELHESERTLVIDASRVSSPVLPAEIARRFRGSVLFTPALLHRLGEAIVEGVGGCNLGSRNLDFHYLGYKRLGAIVDEGETVIHVKASGLTGATLYLDTPSHTGTENLIMAACLAKGTTVIENAALEPEVLDVIDMLTKMGARISGGGTGFITVEGVEELHAVEHTVMPDRLDAGVFAMAAAITGGELSLVGTGLDLGVVRYKLEQMGVEFARQGAVQHVRCEGPLRPINIITDTYPGFATDLQSPMMTVAALAEGTSYIHERIFDGRFALAGELNKMGANVEVDGSRAVVRGRTPLTGARVTAHDLRSGIALVLAGLAAEGETVIDSGYLIDRGHAHLAGRMRALGADITREISER